In a single window of the Blastopirellula marina genome:
- a CDS encoding glycosyltransferase, giving the protein MSSDELLDEQGIQFKKYSATNSDVPFELLMFRAFGVNCGLWAPQMPHSASESDVREAWLYSCRELIETWKPNHVIMHGLFAMSEPVMTMATQVGATRIACYDTSLSTSEDLYADADITLATSSHQRRRLHHGLRQDSLLLDPLLPVRRYSCDVNERRESFLTFVEPQTKGIWIYAKIAEVLQYRRPDIPLLIVGDQNVPAYLESTGARISTQRLTFLRQHTITKEYLNETRLLLAPSVAGDTCNPIVSAAIANGIPVIGSNRGTLSEVIGDAGLSLNLPNQFTLESCELPSLADISSWLEAIVLLWDDREARKQLGQSGQGRSRQWSVKPLLERLESL; this is encoded by the coding sequence ATGTCGTCCGACGAATTATTGGACGAGCAGGGAATTCAGTTCAAGAAGTACTCTGCGACAAATTCAGACGTCCCCTTCGAACTCTTGATGTTTCGAGCATTCGGAGTGAATTGCGGATTGTGGGCACCCCAAATGCCGCATTCTGCTTCAGAAAGTGATGTAAGAGAGGCATGGCTTTATTCTTGCCGTGAACTGATCGAGACCTGGAAACCTAACCATGTCATCATGCATGGGTTATTCGCGATGTCCGAGCCTGTAATGACAATGGCAACACAAGTCGGTGCAACGAGGATCGCGTGCTACGATACCAGTCTGTCGACGAGTGAAGATCTGTATGCGGATGCCGATATCACGCTCGCCACTTCATCCCATCAACGCCGAAGGCTTCACCACGGATTGCGCCAGGATTCACTCCTTCTAGATCCGTTGCTTCCGGTGCGTCGTTACAGTTGTGACGTGAATGAACGTCGGGAGAGTTTCTTGACGTTCGTTGAACCGCAAACAAAGGGGATTTGGATTTACGCGAAGATCGCCGAAGTACTCCAATATCGACGCCCAGATATCCCTTTACTAATTGTGGGCGATCAGAATGTCCCTGCGTATCTTGAGAGCACTGGGGCAAGAATATCAACGCAGCGACTAACCTTCTTACGACAACACACAATTACGAAAGAGTATTTGAATGAGACACGTCTATTACTTGCGCCTTCCGTAGCGGGCGATACGTGTAATCCCATCGTGTCTGCGGCGATTGCCAACGGTATCCCTGTAATCGGCAGCAACCGCGGCACGCTTTCAGAAGTTATCGGCGACGCTGGTTTATCGCTCAATCTACCTAACCAATTCACGCTCGAATCTTGTGAATTGCCTTCGCTAGCCGATATCTCATCTTGGCTTGAAGCCATCGTGCTTCTTTGGGATGATCGCGAGGCAAGGAAGCAGCTAGGGCAATCCGGTCAAGGACGTTCACGTCAGTGGTCAGTGAAGCCTCTGCTGGAGCGTTTAGAAAGTCTCTAA